Proteins co-encoded in one Pseudomonas fluorescens genomic window:
- a CDS encoding extracellular solute-binding protein, which translates to MGLHKLSKALLLVLAPLCVQAAETAKPVVNLYIWGEYLAPDTLKNFEAKTGIQVVADHFDSLETVETKLLTGRSGYDLVLTAGQHLSRAIESGAIQTLNKQQLPHFAGVGDEFRQHMAVFDPGNRYAGIYAWGTTGVGYQEEAVKQRLPEAPRDSWAMLFDPQVVSKFADCGVSLLNDPNEVFAAVMKYMGLDINRQSLDDLKLAEQQLAKIRPYIRYFDNDLNISDLANGNTCVAMSWNGNVAIAAGQAEAAKKPFRLNYRIPKEGTLIWFDAMVIPKDAPHPEAGLALMDYLMTPEVIAPITDTIHYANAITAADGLIDPAIRNDPGTYPPEAVRASLYSKNDNGKAFNRALIRAFSKLKSGL; encoded by the coding sequence ATGGGCCTGCACAAACTGAGTAAAGCGTTATTGCTGGTGCTTGCACCCTTGTGTGTGCAGGCTGCCGAAACGGCGAAACCGGTGGTCAATCTGTACATCTGGGGCGAGTACCTGGCCCCGGATACCCTGAAGAATTTCGAGGCGAAAACCGGGATTCAGGTGGTCGCCGATCACTTCGACTCGCTGGAGACCGTCGAGACCAAACTGCTCACCGGCCGCAGCGGCTACGACCTGGTGCTGACCGCCGGCCAGCACCTGTCGCGGGCTATCGAGAGCGGCGCGATCCAGACGCTGAACAAACAACAGCTCCCGCACTTTGCCGGGGTCGGAGACGAATTCCGTCAGCATATGGCGGTGTTCGATCCGGGCAACCGCTACGCCGGGATCTACGCCTGGGGCACCACCGGTGTCGGCTATCAGGAAGAGGCCGTGAAGCAGCGCCTGCCGGAGGCGCCACGGGACAGTTGGGCGATGCTGTTCGATCCGCAAGTGGTGTCGAAATTCGCCGATTGCGGGGTGAGCCTGCTCAACGATCCGAACGAAGTGTTCGCGGCGGTCATGAAGTACATGGGCCTGGACATCAACCGCCAGAGCCTGGATGACCTGAAACTCGCCGAGCAGCAACTGGCGAAGATCCGCCCGTACATCCGCTACTTCGATAACGACCTGAACATCAGCGACCTGGCCAATGGCAACACTTGCGTGGCGATGTCGTGGAACGGCAACGTCGCCATTGCGGCCGGTCAGGCCGAAGCGGCGAAAAAACCGTTCAGGTTGAATTACCGGATTCCGAAGGAGGGCACGCTGATCTGGTTCGACGCCATGGTCATCCCCAAGGATGCACCGCATCCCGAGGCCGGATTGGCATTGATGGATTACCTGATGACACCTGAAGTGATCGCGCCGATCACCGACACCATTCACTACGCCAATGCGATCACGGCGGCGGACGGGTTGATTGATCCGGCGATTCGCAATGATCCGGGGACTTATCCGCCTGAGGCGGTGAGGGCTTCGCTGTACAGCAAGAATGACAATGGCAAGGCGTTCAACCGGGCTTTGATTCGGGCGTTCAGCAAATTGAAATCGGGTCTGTAG
- a CDS encoding DNA-3-methyladenine glycosylase family protein: MPKPDPYQPASEFLASLDADWQRHIAAIGPCLHQPHPTRDPYESLVRAIAYQQLHAKAGDAIVGRLVGLFPGQTFPRPEQILATDFDRLRGCGFSAGKIATIQGIAQATLDGVVPDYSTALAMEDEALIERLVSLRGVGRWTVEMLLIYSLERPDILPADDFGVREGYRRLKGFEVQPTRKRMIEIGLDWKPFRTVAAWYLWRVPKAPSP, encoded by the coding sequence TTGCCGAAACCCGACCCCTATCAACCGGCCAGCGAATTTCTGGCCAGCCTCGACGCCGACTGGCAGCGCCACATTGCGGCCATCGGCCCCTGCCTGCATCAGCCGCATCCGACGCGTGATCCCTATGAATCGCTGGTGCGGGCGATTGCCTATCAACAACTGCATGCCAAGGCGGGCGATGCGATCGTCGGGCGGTTGGTGGGGTTGTTTCCCGGGCAGACGTTTCCGCGTCCCGAACAGATCCTTGCCACGGATTTTGATCGACTGCGCGGTTGCGGGTTTTCGGCGGGCAAGATTGCGACGATTCAGGGGATTGCCCAAGCGACTCTGGACGGCGTTGTGCCGGATTACTCGACTGCGCTGGCGATGGAGGATGAGGCGCTGATCGAGCGGTTGGTCAGCCTGCGCGGGGTTGGGCGCTGGACTGTGGAGATGTTGCTGATCTACAGCCTGGAGCGGCCGGATATCTTGCCGGCCGATGACTTTGGGGTTCGCGAGGGATATCGGCGCTTGAAGGGGTTTGAGGTGCAGCCGACGCGCAAGCGGATGATTGAGATCGGGTTGGATTGGAAGCCGTTTCGGACGGTGGCGGCCTGGTATTTGTGGCGGGTGCCAAAAGCGCCCTCACCCTAG
- the aguA gene encoding agmatine deiminase, translating into MARLLDTTPKQDGFRLPGEFEAKSGCWLGWPERTDVWRNGAKPAQKVWVRIVTAISRSEPVTVCASAAQFATARRQLPPQVRVVEMSCNDTWFRDSGPCFVVNDQSGEVRGVDFEFNAYGGLDGGLYYPWDKDDQIASKILEIERFDRYRAPLIAELGGIQSDGQGSILTTEQCLLNRNRNQHLGKDEVTRRLTDYLGAEQVIWLPRGCKFDETDGHVDDLACFVRPGEVVLQWTDNRDDPQWEIYQEAYDILRSTRDSRGRELIVHKLPQPDVLEWTAEEAEGLDQQDSTHTRQAGTKICASYINYYAGNSSIVVPLFGDRNDQVALATLAELFPQHRIVGIENSREILLGGGNVACITMPQYAGQKKGA; encoded by the coding sequence ATGGCACGTTTGCTCGACACCACCCCGAAACAGGACGGCTTCCGTCTGCCCGGCGAATTCGAAGCGAAGTCCGGTTGCTGGCTCGGCTGGCCTGAGCGTACCGATGTCTGGCGCAACGGCGCCAAGCCTGCGCAGAAAGTCTGGGTGCGGATCGTCACCGCGATCTCCCGCAGCGAACCGGTGACGGTCTGCGCCTCCGCTGCCCAGTTCGCCACCGCCCGCCGCCAGTTACCGCCGCAAGTGCGCGTGGTCGAGATGAGCTGCAACGACACCTGGTTCCGCGACAGCGGCCCGTGCTTTGTGGTCAACGATCAGAGCGGTGAAGTGCGTGGTGTCGACTTTGAGTTCAACGCCTACGGCGGCCTCGATGGCGGGCTCTACTACCCATGGGACAAGGACGACCAGATCGCCAGCAAGATCCTCGAAATCGAACGCTTCGACCGTTATCGCGCGCCGTTGATTGCCGAACTCGGCGGCATCCAGAGCGACGGCCAGGGCAGCATCCTCACCACCGAGCAATGCCTGCTCAACCGCAATCGCAACCAGCACCTGGGCAAGGACGAAGTGACCCGGCGATTGACCGATTACCTTGGCGCCGAGCAAGTAATCTGGCTGCCACGCGGTTGCAAGTTCGACGAAACCGATGGCCATGTCGACGACCTCGCGTGCTTCGTCCGGCCCGGCGAAGTGGTGCTGCAATGGACCGACAACCGCGACGATCCACAGTGGGAAATCTATCAGGAGGCTTACGACATCCTGCGCAGCACCCGCGACAGCCGTGGCCGCGAGCTGATCGTGCACAAACTGCCGCAACCGGATGTGCTGGAGTGGACCGCCGAAGAAGCCGAAGGCCTCGATCAGCAGGACAGCACCCACACACGCCAGGCCGGCACCAAAATCTGTGCCTCGTACATCAACTACTACGCCGGCAACAGTTCGATCGTGGTGCCGCTGTTCGGTGATCGCAACGATCAGGTGGCGCTGGCGACCCTCGCCGAACTGTTCCCGCAGCACAGGATCGTCGGCATCGAAAACTCCCGGGAAATCCTGCTCGGTGGCGGCAACGTCGCATGCATCACCATGCCGCAATACGCCGGCCAGAAAAAAGGAGCCTGA
- a CDS encoding VOC family protein, which produces MPPFTIHHIDHIVLRVADLQRSIDFYDRVFGAEVVKCNEKFGLVHLRAGTSMIDLVDLEGEIGRKGGAAAGSERRNVDHFCLRIEPFDEEALISHLQSCGLTVDKAATRFGAEGNGPSLYCLDPDGNQVELKGPSEA; this is translated from the coding sequence ATGCCACCGTTCACGATTCACCACATCGATCACATCGTGCTGCGCGTCGCCGATCTGCAACGCAGCATTGATTTCTACGACCGGGTCTTCGGCGCCGAAGTGGTCAAGTGCAACGAAAAGTTCGGTCTGGTGCACCTGCGCGCCGGTACGTCGATGATCGATCTGGTCGACCTCGAAGGGGAAATCGGCCGCAAGGGCGGCGCCGCGGCCGGCAGCGAGCGGCGCAATGTCGATCATTTCTGCCTGCGCATCGAGCCGTTCGATGAAGAGGCTTTGATCAGTCATTTGCAATCCTGCGGCCTGACCGTCGACAAGGCCGCCACTCGTTTTGGCGCCGAGGGCAACGGCCCGTCGTTGTATTGCTTGGACCCGGACGGCAATCAGGTCGAACTCAAAGGCCCGTCCGAAGCCTAG
- a CDS encoding bifunctional transcriptional activator/DNA repair enzyme AdaA produces the protein MNIQTAVLPPHAEMVRAMLERDTAYEGVFFTAVKTTGIFCRPSCTARKPKPQNVEFFAHADECLSAGYRACLRCKPLDAAAIAPDWVQRLLKAVDAEPELRWSDAQLLAEGIEPLKLRRWFKQHFGMTFHAWLRTRRLGVALGGIKQGTSIDHAAFDSGYESLSGFRDAFQKSFHITPGRAVTSEPLLFTRLTTPLGPMIAMAEQRGLVLLEFLDRPALTREVEELQNRYGYAVAPGHNAHLQQIENELALYFAGKLSEFSVPLHLPGSEFARQVWAELRQIPYGHTSTYGSIAARVGRPGASRAVGLANGHNRLSIVVPCHRVIGADGSLTGYGGGQPRKAFLLRLESAAVQLTQPLVF, from the coding sequence ATGAACATACAGACCGCTGTCCTGCCGCCCCACGCCGAAATGGTTCGCGCCATGCTCGAACGCGACACTGCCTACGAAGGCGTGTTCTTCACGGCCGTGAAAACCACCGGGATCTTCTGCCGCCCAAGCTGCACGGCGCGCAAGCCGAAACCGCAGAACGTCGAGTTCTTTGCCCACGCTGACGAATGCCTGTCCGCCGGTTATCGCGCCTGTTTGCGCTGCAAACCGCTGGACGCCGCAGCCATCGCCCCGGACTGGGTGCAACGACTGCTCAAGGCCGTGGACGCCGAGCCGGAGCTGCGCTGGAGCGATGCGCAATTGCTCGCCGAAGGCATCGAACCACTGAAGTTGCGGCGCTGGTTCAAGCAGCATTTCGGCATGACTTTTCATGCATGGCTGCGCACCCGTCGGCTCGGCGTGGCGCTGGGCGGGATCAAACAAGGCACGTCCATCGACCACGCGGCGTTCGATTCCGGCTATGAATCTCTCAGCGGTTTTCGCGATGCATTCCAGAAGTCATTCCACATCACACCAGGACGCGCAGTGACCAGCGAACCGCTGCTGTTCACCCGGCTGACAACGCCGCTGGGGCCGATGATCGCCATGGCCGAGCAACGCGGACTGGTGTTGCTGGAGTTTCTCGACCGCCCGGCGCTGACCCGGGAAGTCGAAGAACTGCAGAACCGCTACGGCTATGCAGTCGCACCGGGGCACAACGCGCATTTGCAGCAGATCGAAAACGAACTGGCGCTGTATTTCGCCGGCAAGCTGAGCGAGTTCAGCGTGCCGCTGCACCTGCCCGGCAGCGAGTTTGCCCGGCAAGTCTGGGCCGAACTGCGGCAAATCCCCTACGGCCACACCAGCACTTACGGCAGCATCGCCGCACGTGTGGGCAGACCCGGCGCCAGTCGCGCCGTGGGGCTGGCCAACGGGCACAATCGCTTGTCGATCGTGGTGCCGTGCCATCGGGTGATCGGTGCGGACGGCTCGCTGACCGGCTATGGTGGAGGACAACCGCGCAAGGCGTTTTTGCTCAGGCTGGAAAGCGCTGCCGTGCAACTGACGCAACCGCTGGTTTTCTGA